The Sorangiineae bacterium MSr11954 DNA segment GCTCGGGCCGAAGTCGAACCGAATCTTGCCACCGACCTTCTCCTCGATCTCTGCTTTGGTGAACCAGGCGGCGTAGCCGGGCCCCGTCGCCAGCGCCTGCCAAACGCGTTCCGGCGTACCCGGGGTCACGATCTCCATCTCGACCCAACGCTTGCCTGTTCCGTCTTTCTTGAGGGGCATCGCTCGTTCCTTTCACGATTTGGTTTCGGGGGCGGGATACGCCCCCACGACGAGTCGGTGCGGCCGTCCGTTTGGCGCGCGCTCGTTGTGGTAGCGCGCGGCCAGCGACGTGATCGCGTGGGTCAGATCGGCGGTGAACGCCGCGCGCTCGGCCGGCGACTCGAAGCGGATGACGGTGTCGATCGAGAGCGTCGCCAGGCGCTTGTCGCTCTGGCGCGCGCGACGCCATAGGTCGCCGACCTCGCGCACCGCGCGCGCGGCGAGCGCGATGAGGTAGCTGGCCGACAGGCGATCGGCCACGCGCTCCGGCGTGGCGGCGATGACGCCCAGCGCACCCGGCGAGACGACATAGGCCGAAGCCGTTGCGACCATGAGCCGCTCGGTGATGCCGCCCCACCGCCGCTCCTCCGCAGGCTCGACCAGCTTGGCCGCCTCCAGCGCGTGCAGGTGATAGTTCACCTTTTGCCGCGTAAGCCCGACCCGCGCGGCGAGCGTGGCCGCCGATGCCGGCTCCGCGAGCTCCCTCAAGAGGCGGTTGCGAATGGGATCCAGCGCGACCGTCGCGGCCGCCGGATCGTCGATGACGTCGACGTCGAGCATACCTGTTCGTAGCATTGACAAAAATATTTGTCAAACCCGGAGCAGGCCCTCGATCATTTGCCGCGCGCCGCCTGAAGCAGGTTGTCGCGGAGGGTGACGACGGCCTTTTGCATCTTGGGGAACTCCTCGGGCGACAAGCCGGTGGCCTTCACCAGGTTCATTTTCAGCCCTTTTTCACGCAAGCGGCGGCCCGCGTCCGTCAAGGTCACGAAGACCTGGCGCTCGTCCTCCGAATCGCGCTCCCTCCGCAAGTAGCCCATCTTCTCGAGCTTCTTCAGGAGCGGCGTGAGGGTGTTCGACTCGAGGAAGAGCTTTTCGCCCAGGCTGCCGACGGTCTGACGCCCTTCCTCCCACAGCGAGACGATCGCGATGTACTGCGGATAGGTCAGGCCAAGCTCTTCGAGGATGGGCTTGTACGCCCGGCCATAGGCGAGGTTGCACGTGTAGATCGCGAAGCATAGGAAGTCGGCGAGCTTGCGATCCGAACGCGATTTGGGGTTCGGCGGTGTCTTCGATTTGGGAACGCTCATGGATGGCTCTCGCGCAGGGGTCGATGGGTCCCCCATCGTACCGGTAGGATGGGTCGGATACGAGTGAATCGGACGCGATCTTAAAAAAAGCACCTGGCGATGAAACTCGTATGCGATTCAATCGTAACCGATACGAACCTGCTCTCCGAAAGGATCCAACGCCATGACATCCCTCGAAAAAGTCATTTACACGGGCAAAACGCGCACCTACGGCGGACGCAACGGCAGCTCCCGCAGCGACGATGGCCGCCTCGACATCGCGCTCTCGTCCCCCGGAACATCGGGCGGCGGGACCAACCCCGAACAGCTGTTCGCCGCAGGCTGGTCGGCTTGCTTCATCGGCGCGATGGGGCTCGCCGCCAAAGAGAGGAAGATCGCGCTCCCCGCCGACACCACCGTCGACGCCGAGGTGGATCTCGGCACCACGGACGGGGCTTACTTCCTCCGGGCTCGCCTCCATGTCCGCTTGCCGGGGCTCGCGCCCGAGGTCGCGCAGGCCCTGGTGGACGCGGCCCACCGAACGTGCCCGTACTCCAAGGCCACGCGCGGCAACATCGACGTCGCGATCGAGCTGGTGGAGGCGAAGTCTTGAGCCAGGACGTCGATCTCCGCCGCCGCCGCTTCCTCGGTACCGCGGCGCTGACCATGGTGGCTACGTCGTTCGGGGCGTTCGGCTGCGCGAAAGCCTACTCGGAGGAGCGAAGGCCCGCGTCACCCCCCATCAAGCCAGGAGCGCATACGTCGCTCGGTCCGATCCGGCAGATCGACGCCGGCCTTTTGAATGTTGGATACGCAGAAGCCGGCCCCGCCGACGGGCCGGCGGTCCTTCTTTTGCACGGTTGGCCCTACGACATTCACAGCTTCGTCGATGTGGCTCCTCTTTTGGCGTCGGCCGGCTACCGGGTCATCGTCCCACACCTGCGCGGCCA contains these protein-coding regions:
- a CDS encoding organic hydroperoxide resistance protein — translated: MTSLEKVIYTGKTRTYGGRNGSSRSDDGRLDIALSSPGTSGGGTNPEQLFAAGWSACFIGAMGLAAKERKIALPADTTVDAEVDLGTTDGAYFLRARLHVRLPGLAPEVAQALVDAAHRTCPYSKATRGNIDVAIELVEAKS
- a CDS encoding helix-turn-helix domain-containing protein, translating into MLDVDVIDDPAAATVALDPIRNRLLRELAEPASAATLAARVGLTRQKVNYHLHALEAAKLVEPAEERRWGGITERLMVATASAYVVSPGALGVIAATPERVADRLSASYLIALAARAVREVGDLWRRARQSDKRLATLSIDTVIRFESPAERAAFTADLTHAITSLAARYHNERAPNGRPHRLVVGAYPAPETKS
- a CDS encoding MarR family transcriptional regulator, which codes for MSVPKSKTPPNPKSRSDRKLADFLCFAIYTCNLAYGRAYKPILEELGLTYPQYIAIVSLWEEGRQTVGSLGEKLFLESNTLTPLLKKLEKMGYLRRERDSEDERQVFVTLTDAGRRLREKGLKMNLVKATGLSPEEFPKMQKAVVTLRDNLLQAARGK